From the genome of Triticum aestivum cultivar Chinese Spring chromosome 1A, IWGSC CS RefSeq v2.1, whole genome shotgun sequence:
TTGATTTGATACTTAAGGGATGTAACATGTAAGAACAGATTAAACTACTGAAAAAGTTGGCGAAGAAGATTTTAGCTCGCTTGTGTTGTCTTTAAATGACATTCCGGTAGAAAATTTAATCAAGTGCCAAAATATATCATCATGAACTTAATGTAATTATAACAACACGAGTTCATGTTTCTTGCAAGGATAGTAAGGTAAAAAGTATTTCAAGATAATAAGATTCAATTTTAGGTTAAAAAACAAGTAATTTGTCATGACAAGATAGGAACCTGCTCATTCTGCAGAGAAACGGCAAATCAAGTGCAGTCCCACTGTGGCAAGCATCTATGAGTGCATGAAGTTTAGCTCCATGAGGAAGTGGTCTAACAAGCGCAGCATTTATCTCATCATCCACAATCATTCCCTGTGTCTCAAAATCCAACGGGCAGAGGGTTTCATCCATCCCATCAACTTCATCTCCACTGTAGCTTCTTTGTTGCGCCCCATGGCCAGAATAATGAAACACCAATGAGTCTCCAGGTTGACAACCTTGTAAAAGCCAATACATGGCCATCCTTATGTTATGCTTTGTTGGGATTTTGTAAGGGTCGGTTTGTTCTTCTGCAAAACAATAAAGTAACATATGCATATGACTATTGTGGGTTGGACGAGCTAAAATTGCAGTAGATATCATCAGAAAACTAACAACATGTACCAGAGAGTTTACAATCAATCAAAAACTTGCAGTTACTAGATTACCTAATCTAAATCCAATGTAACAACATATCATGGTAAGAGAATATTCTTAAAAATTAGAGTTGAAGTCTCTGCACCTAGTATGGTTGTGGCATTCCTATATTGTGAAAGATGCATTATGTGGACAATCTAGATCCACGGTAGCAGCTTGCCTAATGACAAGCAAAACTAGCATCATACAGCCTTTACATTCTGATCAACGGCTCAGTAGTAGAAATATAATGGTTATCAAGGTTCAGTGGTAGAAAGAAAACATTATCATCAAGTATCCCAGTAAATGTACAGAGCACAAAAGAATAGATGCTTGACAAAAAGACAATCTAAATCTTGCAGATTCAGTTTGGACAGGATAGTTCCAGCCTGTGGAATGGCATTTCCTTTTCTCTGACTAATTACGGTATTTGGAATAATAGACAGTATAAATAGCTAAAAGTAATAGACAAATGAGCATTCGCATTTCATTAGATAAGATTCCTGTAACGATAAGTAACTAACAAGGTGTAATAACAAAGCTCATGATTGACGGCTAATGGATCAAACCAGTCCATAAACGACTACCTCAATCATTCTTCTTAACCCAATTGCAGGCCAGTAAAATAATATTCTGATGTGCCCTTTCGATACCAATGACGCAAATTACCATTTCTCGTCATCCCCCATTTCCTCTACACATTCATCACAGGTCGCATGGGGTAGTAAATAGCTAACAGGCAGATATAATGAATCCAAAAGCGCAAAGCCTTCCCCCAATCCCCCTACTCTATCCAATCCTAACCCTAATAGTAGATAGAAGACAATAGCTTCACATGCTGAAGCACGGACACGGGGATCTGTGGGTAGGCAATTTAACGTCCAACCATGGTGATAACAGCGAAGGGAACACCTTAGACGAGAATTTTACCGGTGAGCATGATGATGGAGTCGTCGGGGAATCTGAAGCGGGTGGTGAGGAGGTGGCGCATGCACTTGGCGTCGTTGATGCAGCCCTTGAGCTCGTGGCGGGAGAAGCGGTACGAGATCCCGCAGATCACGGCGCGCTTCCGGCCGTGCGCGGCCGGGGGAGGCGGGCcccacgccggcgccggcgccggcgcctgcGCGCCCCGGGCGGGGTCGGCGACGGGGCCGGGCGCGGGGGGCGCGGCGACGTTGGTGACGGCGCCGCAGATGGAGCAGCGGATGCAGGGCGCCCCGTGGGGCAGCTGCAGCGCCGTGCGGCAGCCGGAGCAGTTGACGAGCATCATCATCTCGCcggcggcaggcggaggcggcagacgCGGGTGGGATTTGGTGGGCGGATTCGGCTCGGGTCTCCTTTGCGCGTGGGGTGGAGTCGCCGCCGTTGAAGGTGGTTGTTGTCGGCTTCCATTCCTTTTTACAAGGGGAGGGATATATTCCGCCGGCCCGGTGCATTGCCCTGCTGCACGGTGCCTGCAAGTCTCGACTCCTGCCGTTGATCAACCGACCGACGGCACGGATTGAGTAATGTGGTTGCTGTGCTGAGGTAGATGCGCGTAAGCTTTATTCCATTAAGACGGCAGAATCGCCGGTCACGGCACTGATTACATCATCATCAGGGTAGCCGgtgaaccattctcaatgtttcttAGAGCATCTTCGGCCGTTCGGCTTTCAGAGCGTTAAAAAAAACAGTCTGAAGGCGAACCGACGCTAGTTCGGCCTCTGTGGGCGATCTACCTTCTAGTCACGCCCCAGGCGCCGTCCCCAGGACGCGGAAAATTTGAACTTGGTCGTTCCCACTCACAAAAGACGCCACAAGTCCGGCAATCGCAAGTCACGGTTCAGCGATCGTATATAGTCAGGCGTACAAAAAATAGAGCGGCAGAAGTTCGCGTGCGCAACGCATTACTCGGCGGGCTCTGCCCCAGGCGTCGGCGGAGTTGGCGTGTGCGAGCttggcggtgtcggagctgcttctgCGCTAGGCGGTGTCGGCGCGGCTTCGGTGctgctgggcgtcgtggaggcgTCATCACGCGGGCTTGGCGACAGCGTCGACGGCGTTGTCGAgggaagctggttcaggatgaggccgcgctccgccaagtaccacgccttgaccgcctcgtgggtgctctggagcatgtccacCCCGCCCAGCAGGAAAGCTAGGTCGGTGTTTCTTTTCTTCGcagcgacgttggtccggagcaggtcgagcttgacggcgatgctcgacatcaacgccgaccaccgcgcgtcggtcttctcttcacgaaggacGCCCGGGCCTGCGCGTCAGTGAGGCAGTGCTCGATAGACTCGTGCACTCGAGGAGTAAATTAcatagaagtaccacaattggggcattggaagcagattggtaccaagattggtaatttttacatgtcagtaccaaaATTGGGGCGAGCCGTTGCAAAAAAGACTAAAAGTGCGTTTTATACGTATTGACAAAAAAGCTGACCGGTTGGGCCCGTCCGTCAGGCGCCACGCTGGCCAGTGCGCACGAGCCCGCGCGCTGACTGCGCGCTGACTAGGACGAGGCCGGCTCGCACCGTTTAGGTCTCGCTGGTGCGACCGAGCCAGACCCCGACCCCGCTCTGCCCTCGCACCCTCGCCGGCGGCTGCCTCCCCCTCACCGGCGGCTGCCtccccgcccgccccgccgcccgccacaGCACGCCGCCGTAGCCTAGGATCGAAGTGCTTAGGCACTGTCACCTCCCCCGCGGGTGCTCCTCCCTcgcgccctcctctccccccccccctcggctgTTGTGCCTCCCTAGGCGACGATGGCCTCGGCGACTCCGGCAGGCGGCGATGGCCGGGGCGATGTGAGCGGCGGCGACCTCCCCCGCTtaggcctcgatggcagtggcggcTACTCCAGCTCGGAGTACAGTAGCGAGGACGAAGATTTTGCGGAGCCGACGTTGTCGATGGAGCAGAGGCTGTAGTTGGCACGAATTTGGGTGGCCAACCCTAGCACCGCCCATCACTGGACTCATGGCTTCGGTGGTGTTCTGTAAGTGGTCAACTGTTCCATTCTTGCTCACTGAAATTGAGGATTAGGGTTAGGTTTCTACTGCCTGCATGTTTAGCACTCTAATAGCTAGTCCTAACTAGAGCAGAGAAGTATAGTGGATTACATTGTTATTTGTTAGTCCAAATTGTTAGAGCAGCATTATGTGTTACCTAACTGGAGCAGAGCAGAGCATCATTAGTGGCTTACATTATTATTTCTTAGTCCTAACTAGAGCAGAGCACCATTAGAGTAGAGCACCATTAGACCAGAGCAGAGCAGAGAAGCATAGTGGATTAAATGAGTCCTAACTAGAGCAGAGCACCATTAGTGTACAATTCTGTTAACTACTTATATGAAAATACAAAACATCAGTTTGCTGTGAGTTAAGTACCCACTCTGTAATTATGGTTGCATCGAGATAGTTGTTTATGTTGTTTGATTTTGTAGTAATTGTTTAGTTTATTCATATTGCAAGGCTAAATTAAACAAAGCTTTGTTTATATGTTAGCCTATCTGTTAAGCAAAATTGTTTATTAACCAATTTTGTTTGTTATTTCATTTTGCAGTTTGTATGATGACATTTTGGATGTTAGGTTCCATTTTGATGCTTCAGAAATGTTTGAGCTGAAGCTCTGCAGTTCGGATGTGACATACATGAATATGATTGCAGTGATGGAAACCCAAGGATTTAGTGAATATGATTTGTTGTTTCACACTGAGAATCCAGATTTAGGGGAGAAAGGATTGGAGATGGTAGAGAGTAATGCTGAGTTGCAACTAGTAAAGAGGCAGGTTGAGGAGTGTAAGGTTTTAAATTTGTTAGTGAGAGCATGTCCACCTCCTTGCAGCCAGTTTGAGAGGCAAGATTTATCCACTGTTCCACCTCCTTGCAGCCAGTTTGAGAGGCAAGAATTATCCATTGTTCCACCTCTTTGCAGCCAGTTTGAGAGGCAAGAATTATCCATTATTGTGTATGAAGAGCCTGTGTTATATGATCTCAGTGAGCCACCCATCTATGTTGTTGATGAAGAAGGAGTTGCCTTTGAAAGTCAGAGTAGCAGCTTCAGTGTAGCTCATGGTACTGGTGTTTGCACACAAGAGAGCAAGAATGTAAAAGGAAAACTGAAAGTTGTGTtggaaatagaagaagaagagggatatgATGGCAGTGGTGGTTCTGATTGTGAAGGTGAAGATGACAGTGATGTAAACCCTTTTTATATGGGTGATGCTGGTGATATAGAGATGGAGGAGGGAAAGAAACAGAGAGAGTATGATGAAATAGAAGAggaagaaacagatgatgaagaaTCTGAGGTGGAAGAAGTGgtgcattatgagggtgacacagAGGTTGAGGAACCTTTCCAAATGGATGAAGATGAGAAAGTTGTTTCACAGGATGAAGAAACTGtaattatacaggaagagaagaagaagaagaaacagaagcttCCAGTTAGGAAAGGGCCTACAACAAGGACACATTCAAGTGTAGTTCAAGAGGAGGAACCTGATTTCAAACCTTCATCTGATGAAGAAGATAAAGGATTGTTgaaggaggctgatgatgatggtTATGAGCCATTGTCATTTGTactgccaaagaaaaggaagagcAGGGCAAAGCAGAGGCCTCCTAGAAAATAGTACAATGAGAAGATGGAGGCACCACATGAGCAATTATGTCTAAATATGTGTTTCTTGGATCAACATCAATTCAGAGAGGCTTTGTTGAACTTACACATCACTCAAGGCAGAAACTTCAGATATCATAGGAACTCATATCAAAGAATAATTGTAGAATGCAACCAAAAACATTGCAACTTCTTTATGGTGGCAACAGTTATAAAAGGTGAAACTACTTTTGTAATTAAGAAGATGAGAATTAAGCGCACTTGCCCTATTAGTACAGAGACAACAAGGGTAAGTGCCAAGTGGCTTGCACAGAAGTATGAGTCACTGTTCAGATCTGATCTAACAACTGGCATTCAGACTTTGATTGATGCCTGCATGGAGAAGTATGGTGTGGATGTGCCCAAGTCAATGGCATATAGGGCAAAGAACCTAGCTATTGATGTTGTGCTAGGGGACCACAAGAAGCAATACCCTAGGTTGAAAGACTATGCTCAGACAGTGATGGATACAAACCCTGGGAGTGGAGTAGTTGTCACTACTGTAACTCCAACACCCAATGCAAAAATCCCCCATCCAGGTCCAAGATTTCATGATATGTTCCATTgcatcaatggagcaagggaggggtttCTCAAGGGGTGCAGACCATTCATTGGTTAGTTTGTTCACCTTGTGCATTGATTACATATTGTTTCATCTTGAAATGCATTTGAATGTTCTAAATATTGAATTTGCTTGCTCATTTAGGTGTTGATGGGTGCTTCATTAAGTTAACTACGGGTGCTCAACTActtgctgccactggtagagatggcaacagcaatatatacccactagcatttggTATTATTGGGCAAGAGGACAAAGCTAATtggtgttggtttctacaccaacttAAAATCTGCCTAGGAGGAGAAGAGGGACAGTTTGGTCCATATACAATAATGTCAGATAGGCAAAAGgtatgtgcttgcatcttatgtCCTTGTTCCTATAAGGTTGTTTTGTGCTAGATATTAGCTTAGCTAGTTTAATTGTGTGTCCCAGGGCCTACTATATGCAGTGAATGTTGTCTTTCCTAAGTGCAACCAAAGGTTCTGCCTTAGGCATATCTATGCAAACTTCCAAACTGCTGGGTTTAGGGGGGAAGATCTGAAGAAGTGTATGGATAATGCTGCCTATGCATATAGTGAACACAAATTTAACATTGCAATGAATGACCTTAGAGCTGAATGTAAGGAAGCTTGGGAGTGGCTTTGTCAAATACCCAAGAAAACATGGGcaaggcatgcatttgacacaaactCCAAGACTGACCTTGTAGTCAACAATTtgtctgaggtgttcaacaagtatgTCCTAGATGTTAGGAAGAAACCAATTAGGACAATGTGTGATGGAATAAAGGATAAGCAGATGATGAGGTGGCATAGGAATAGGGAGAGTGCAAAGACAGCTAGATGGGACATAACACCCCATTATAGTGAGAAGCTAGAGGTTGAGAAGGAGAGGGCCaaatattgcaaaccaattcaagcTGGTGTGGACTTGTGGCAAGTTACAAGTGGGCAGCAAACCCATGCTGTTAACTTGCAAGTGCACACATGTGGGTGCAGAAAATGGGACCTCAGTGGCATCCCATGtaaccatgccatctcagcaatAAACAAGGGCAAAAGAAAACTAGAGGATTATGTCAGCAAGTTCTTCAAGAAAGAATTTTATGTGGCAGCTTATGAACCAATGATCTATCCAGTTCCTGGTGAGCATGACTGGACAAGGACCCCTGGTCCTGACATTGACCCACCTGCATTTAAAGTgaagagaggaagaaagaaagagaaaaggatCAAGGGGAAATTTGAAGTTCCAAAGCCTAAGGACACATCCAGAATGGGGACTATAACATGTGGCAATTGTGGACTACAAGGACATAGGTACACTAGCTGCATGAAGCAGTTGAAGTCTGAGCTGGCTTTGAGGAAGAACAAACATGTGGTAATCCTCTTATAAGTAGTAACATGTTTTCCTTCTTGTACATTCCATTTTTTAAGTACTAACTCATTTTCCTTCTTGTTTATGCAAGCCTCTTGCAAGGAATCCCAATGTTGGTGCTGCTGCTACTACACCAGCAACAAGAACTTCTCAACCAGCTCCTACAACAACACCAACAGCTGGAACAGGAGGTGCTGGGAGAGGTGCTGGGACAGGAGCTGGGAGAGGAGCTGGTAGAGGTGCTGGGAGAGGTGCTGCAGTTGCAGGTGCTGGGAGAGGTGCTGGTAGAGGTGCTGGGAGAGGGAGAGGTACATTCTCTGCCCCAAGGCAATCTGGTCTATCCACATCTACTGCTGGGACAGGTGCTGGTGTCACACATAGTGGATGGAGGAGGTACTTCTATGCAAGTGGCAACTAGATACTTCATGTGTGTGTTCTTGCATCCTATGATACAATGGTGATCTTGCTTTGATGATGTACTTCATGTGTGTGTTCTTGCATCCTATGATACAATGGTGATCTTGCTTTGATGATGTACTTTAAGAATCAATGCCATGTATGGCTTTTGTTCATGTGGATGCATATTATTGGATATCTTCATGTGATATGTTGATGAGTACTCAATATATTATTGGATATATTGCTGGAGTTATTGATATTTTGGAGCTATTGATGAGTACTCATTATATTGGATATCTTCATAGTGTGTATGTTCTTTTTATGATTCATATGTTGATGAGTACTCAAAATGGAGTTATTGATATGCTGGATATATTAATGGAGTTATTGATATGTTGTGTATGCTGAAAATGTTCTTTATATGATTGATATGTTGATCCTATTGATATGTTGTATAAAGCGatcattttgggttttggtggctcggggtcgacgaaaccacctaaagccatcattttgggttttgatggctcggggtcgacggaaccacctaaagccatcaactagggtctagggtggctcggggtcgacgaaaccacctaaagccatcaactagggtctaggctggctcggggtcgacggaaccacctaaagccatcattttggattttggtggctcggggtggacggaaccacctaaagccatcaactagggtctagggtggctcggggtcgacgaaaccacctaaagccatcattttgggttttggtggctcggggtcgacggaaccacctaaagccatcaactagggtctatggtgactcggggtcgacgaaaccaccaaAAGCgatcattttgggtttttgtggctcggggtcgacggaaccacctaaagccatcaactagggtctagggtggctcggggtcgacggaaccacctaaagccatcaactagggtctacgGTGGCTCGGGGtggacggaaccacctaaagccatcaactagggtggctcggggtcgacgaaaccacctaaagccatcaactagggtctacggtggctcggggtcgacaaaACCACCTAAAGCGGTcattttgggtttttgtggcttggggtcgacggaaccacctaaagccatcaactagggtctagggtggctcggggtcgacgaaaccacctaaagccatcaactagggtctacggtggctcggggtcgacgaaaccacctaaagccatcaactagggtctatggtggctcggggtcgacgaaaccacctaaagcgATCAATTTGGATTTTTGTGGCTCGGGGTtgacgaaaccacctaaagccatcaactagggtctagggtggctcggggtcgacgaaaccacctaaagccatcaactagggtctagggtggctcggggtcgacgaaaccacctaaagccatcaactagggtctacggtggctcggggtcgacgaaaccacctaaagcaTCACTGTACCATAACAAACTATTCCTTTTGCAAATGCATTTAAGCATTTAAGAATCACTCTAACATATGTAACTATATGCATTTAAGAAGCATTTAACCATCAGAATAACATAAGCATCAGTATGTAAACATTTTCAGTAACATAAGCATCACTGGAGTTCACATTACATAGTGGAGTTCAAATGCACAATccatccttttctcacaaaaggatgaatagcataTTACTAGGTAGATAAACAGCCAGAGTTCACAATTAGTACTAGAACCATACATTACACAACCATAATTCTAAGTTACTAGGTCATTGCCCAGCCATCCTTCCCAAAAGATCTGCAATGCCCACTAATCTCAATTCATCTTGTTTAGTTCTCCAAGATGGCCTGGatccccttgatcttctccttcagcttctcctctgccttcatGAGCTCAGTTATCTTAAACTCTTGCATTTGCTTCTCTTCATTATGGTTTTCCTTGAGCTTCAGCAGATCAGCAACCTATAACTTCAACTCTAGcttctcttgggtgagcttctcctcAAACTTTGTGAACTCTGCATTCTTCAACTCCAAATTCATCCTAGCCTCACTCAGCAATTCCTTctctttcatattcttcaacttgaggttttgGATGGCAATTGCTTGAGCACTTGTCAGGTTGCACAGGATTTCATACTTCTGTTGAAGCTTCTCTGTAGCTGCATCTTTCTTTGCCATTCCTGCATTCTTACGAGCCACCAATTCAGCTCTGCATTCGTGCTGATATGTGACAGTTGACTGCAGATAACTAAAATCCACAACCCTATCCTGCTGAAAGTCCACAAGTTGATGCACACCTTTCACTAACTTGTCATAATCTGCATCCAGCTTCTTCTTTTCTTCTGTCAAATGGTGAATAGTTAAAGCACTTTGAAGATTATCATTCACCCTGGCAGACTTGCTCTCTTCAACCATTGATCAAAGCTTCAGCAATGCATTCTCCATTGTTGGGGGCCACTGCTCATCAACCCACTGAACAAACCCACAATTCTGACCTTCCTGGAAAAATAACAAGGCAAAATTTAGTACAATACAACTACTATGAGTAGTAAGCAACAGTTAGTTCATGCCAGTAGCTAATGTTGGTACTGACCAACACTGAATTTGCACAGCCATGTGCTAAGCAAGAGGGTGGTCAGTATATAATTAGTAGAGTAACACTCCATTCAACTTTGCATAATAACCAACTTACAATTGGCCATTAATATAATGGAATCCTACAATCTGCACTACCACTCTAGCAGTGAACTACTTTGCCGTATATCACTAACAAATGGAACATAGAAATCACTGAATGAAGAGTTATCAAACCAGACTACATTAGCCTAGCTAAATACACTACATTAGCCTACAGGAACAAACTAGCTAATGACAGTACCTACTGTCAGCAGTAAGCAACAGTTACTTATTAAGAGTCACACATCATCTAATGGAGGGGCTAATGTGAGTACTAAGCAACATTGCATACAAGCATAAATAAATAGCATGTGCACACAACAGAGCATTCATGTGCACACAACAGAGCATGCTTGAGCCTATATTTAGCCTAAATGCACTCCACTGACCATAATATTCACCATTCCTACAATGAGCACTACAGTATGGCATACATGACTAACAAAATTACCATACACATAACTGAATCACAATTGGCAAACAAGACTCTGTCACTTCCAATGAACATATCCTATGCATAATCAATAAGGCAAGAAAAATACCGGCTCTGCACATGCTAAGAACCTTCTCCCAGTCATTGTTCCTTCAAATGCAACAAGCCTCTCTAATGGCTTCCCATGCTTCTCGCACATCACTATCAGATCTAGCTCAAGACCCTTGTAATCCGGGTCCTCAAGAGAGAAAGGCGCCTGCCCAAGCAAACAAGTTAGCATCATGTGCAGCGGACGAGGACAAAGCAAATCAAACGAAATCCTCACACCAAAGACCACCTACACAGAAAAATCCCCAAAATTTTCTAAACCTagccctaaccctagctccaatgGAGTAACTGACCTGGTTGAGCCCATTGGTGGAGGTTTCCGAGTGCATGTATGGGAGGCTTGAGTTCTCGTCGCTACTCTCGTCTTCAAAAACCATGGCTGCGGCAGCTTCATGTGGCGGCCGGCGGGGGCGGGCGCAGGCAGCGGCGAGgtagagagaaggaagaagaacacAGAGCAGAGCGGGGGGGGGGAGTGAGCGGGGTGTGTCTCGACCGCACCAGCGGCGCCCTAAACGGCTCGACCCGGGCTCGTCCGAGTCAGCGCGCGGGCACGCGCGCATTGGCCAGCgtggcacctgacgggcgggcccaaccggtcagctTTTCTGTCAATACGTATAAAACACAGTTTTAGTCTTTTTTGCAACGGCTCGCCCCAATCTTGGTACTGACACGTGAAAATTACCAATCTTGataccaatctgcttccaatgcctcAATTGTGGTACTTCTATGTAATTTACTCGCACTCGAGTGGTAGCCacgtcggcgtgtttccccttcttggcacctttgttgccgtccggccgcccTTCCAATGCGCCAGGAGTCGGCGCGTCCAGCTtttaggtctccttggccttgtcgagggtgcgccggacttccgcccacttctcgcacttgtcaatgcgcttgtaaacgtggaggtacttgaattcgGCGTCGCTGTTGCTCTACCGGTACAGggcgaacatgcgcagcaactgcgcggaggaacaaacagttggcgggcgtacacggcgaagagaggcggcagaccggcgtggcatacctgatcctcaacgctggcgccgctctccgagcgagccgcgacctcctcgacgaccccatgccatttgttgcacgccccctggatacgcccccaatggttcgccatcgccttcgagccgcgctgcatgtagacgcctttgaagtaggggtcgacgagtttGCGCTCGTTGAACTTGGTCTTGATGCGCTCCCAGTACGTCTCaatgctctggttcgtgccggtggtcgggtcgaggcagacgactttccatgcttcggcgaggcattcctcctccttggacgcccacttgatgcgcggctcacCTGACCTGGCCGCCCGCGTCTTCTTCTTGCGCCTCTTCGCCGGAACAGTCGtcggctcctcctccacctcctcatcctcctcgccctcctcctcgtgctcctgctcctcctgctcctcctcgccgtccgTTCTGCTGCTGAGATCCACCGTCTCGTCGGGGGTGTCGAACCCGGGAGACGCCGCGGCCAAACCTGCGGCGATAATGTCGTCCATGTCGCCCTTGGtctcgtcggtgtcgccgaggtgcAAGAAGGGCAGCACGCAACGACGGAGACGGGGCATCGGGGAAGACGCGTAGGCgagcggcgagtagttgtatggagggtactgcacgctgGTGAAGGTCAccggcgagggcgtgcgctgggccgggtgtccatgggggaaggtgacgtttgggttgaacccgcCGTGCACGTCCCCGTCGGCGTAGCTCGGCGAGGGCGATCCCCATGGCTGCGGCGACGGAGAGGCGAAGCTTTGCTGGCCCCAGGgagcgtactgggcgtggctgccgggtggattcatcatccccgcgcgagtcgcctcggcctcggcttggtccgccgaagcggcagccgcagccgcacgcGCCGCGTTGTCATGGGCCTTCTTAGCGATGGCCCTATTCCGTCGGTCGGCGGTGACAGCCTCCCATCGCTGAACTTTcgccctccactcggcgttcggCATGCCCGGTGGCTTCGACGGCGGCGCCCTCGGATTCGTCTGCTTCGGTTGGGCGACGGAGGCGGTTGCGGTTGCCGCCGCGCGGGGGacgacgtacttcttcggtggcatggcggccggctgggaggcaagcgggagggagattggcgggaggaGAGGAGAGAATGGGAGGGAAGTGGGGGAAAAGCGGGAAGAAATGGTGGGAATAGGCGCGGgactcgccgacagggcggacccacACGCCCTTTTTGCTTGTGTCGGCGCCCCAGCGCCCCCAGGGCGCCGAGTTCtacctgggtccgccggcaccagtttcggcccgagccggcgaaaaacgggcttctggggggcGACTGGACCGTTGtttcggcgccggcgcggcaaaaacgcctggggagggcttgttgggggcgcggctggagatgctcttagggcgTGGACAATGCATAG
Proteins encoded in this window:
- the LOC123052108 gene encoding metacaspase-1 gives rise to the protein MMMLVNCSGCRTALQLPHGAPCIRCSICGAVTNVAAPPAPGPVADPARGAQAPAPAPAWGPPPPAAHGRKRAVICGISYRFSRHELKGCINDAKCMRHLLTTRFRFPDDSIIMLTEEQTDPYKIPTKHNIRMAMYWLLQGCQPGDSLVFHYSGHGAQQRSYSGDEVDGMDETLCPLDFETQGMIVDDEINAALVRPLPHGAKLHALIDACHSGTALDLPFLCRMSRTGQYVWEDHRPRSGVWKGTSGGEAISFSGCDDNQTSADTSALSKITSTGAMTFCFIQAIEQGQATTYGSILNSMRSTIRNTGSGASMAGGGAVTSLISMLLTGGSASTGGLRQEPQLTACSTFDVYAKPFSL